One Arachis hypogaea cultivar Tifrunner chromosome 2, arahy.Tifrunner.gnm2.J5K5, whole genome shotgun sequence genomic window, CATATTGAGGGAGAACGATTCAACACAACAACAATCCAGAATTATTTGACTAGAACATATTAGAAGCAAATGCGACAATTATGTTGCATCAAATTTAACAGACTAATGGGAGAACAAATACACATACTTGATAGACAGAAAATTTCAATAGATAAAATTGAACTTAAATCACGCATGTGACTAACAGATCCAGAGTAGAAATAATTATTCTTACCGGCGTCTGGGGCCTAGTTAGTAGGTGCAGCTGTAATAGGTTGTTGAGGAACTAGTTCAGTCCAGGATTGTTCAGCTGTAACAGCCCCCCATTCTCCATCAGCTGCTGGGAAGCCGGCAATGCCAGCAGCACCAAAATCTTGAATGGCATATTCTGGGGCAGATGGtaattcctcctcctcttgttgcttgGCCTCTTTAGGTTCTCTATAGAAGAATAAATCCACCTACACATGAAAAGTCGACTTAATTTAGCTAAAGTTCAAAGAAAACAACATAATAAGACTACTATCTTTtgataaaatatgaaattttttagGTAATTCAGATGAATAAATAGTTTGGGGTTCAAATTATGCAGATGTTCTAAACCAATTTTTTCTACACGCTTGTCCTAAACACCTTTTAGATTGTTTAGGACAGGCGTGTAACAAAATTGGTTTAGAACATCTGTATAATTTTGAACCCCAAACTATTTTATCATGTGAATTACCCAAATTTTTTACACCTGTATGTACTGCAAGAAAGATTGTTCTAAAAAAGTGCATACCAGATGAGACATTTGCAATGCAAACATTGGAAAACACACAATAAATCTAAAAGAGCTACAAAATAATAATAGTTCAACCCGTTAAGAGCAAAATTAGTTTACCATCACATCCCACTTAAGCCCTGGACGAATAGTACCCCTCATCTGCAGAACCATCCTTGCTAATTACCAAAATAGACAACCAATACTGTGCTTTCCCTTATTGGCAGGAATGCCAACATCAACATAGCACATCGGAGAATCAGTGTCGCAGAAGGCAATTGTTGGAATATTTCCAAGAGCACCTTTCTTAATGGGCtgcacatattttaaaaaataaaaaaatagaaaagcaaactCAAAATGAGATAAACTAATAACAGAATTTCAAACTCCCATAAAAACATATTGATAGTTAATTGTGAAATAACATACACCACTACACTCAACACAAGTGAAAAAAAATAAGTTTCAAACATCTAAAAAAAGTGGCACCTGATGATCAGTCCTTGGATCAGTAAGAATGAGTAGGCGAGGCTCGTTATAGGATTAAGATGTCTGCATCTGATTAGTGAATGTTCCAGGAGTGTGCCTTCCAGCAATTGCATTCGCACCCGTGTATTGGACAAACTTCAAGACTGCCCTCTGACCATATGGCCTAGCAGACTGAACAATGATGTCCTGAGGGTTCTCGATGGCAACAATAATTCTAGCAGCAAGTTGGAGCTTCTCCCATGTCTTGCCAAGGTTAATTATGTAAATACCTGGGAACAAAGAATACGAAAAATCAACCAAGGCATAAAAATATTTTCCTACTGCAAAGGGAAGCATCAGAAAGATTAAAGGCGTGTATATGTTTCATAAATTTTGGGACAGAAGTTGCTTTTTCATCAGAAACTCATTGGTAAAATTATGATAATAAGCTGTTTTGAAAACAATGTGATAATGCAAGTACACATATTCATGTCAAAAtccttattaataattaaattgacCCTTTCAATCAATAGCACAAACCAAATCGAGAACAATTGACAAACACTAGTCTATaacaaactaataaaaatgtctccCAAAAAAAGAACCCTACACacgaaaaaataaatagaagaaaaaatgcTAAACCCATTGAAGAGCAAGGAGTATCTGGACCCCAAAGAAACTACACAAATATGTGTTCTTCATTAGATTTCAAGAACTAAACTAGTCGTATAACTCTAAAGAAAATATCAGAAGAAGCGTGGGTTACCATCATTGCGGCGCTTGAAAACGTAGCGTTCCATCTAGAAGTCGCAGTTTTTGGTTCCAAGATGAACCTCAGCTGCGAGCATCATTTGGATGTCTTGCTCCTTCTGCGAGAGCTGGCGCGACACTGCAGCGGTTGTGGCGGCGGAAGTGGCCATCGTTGGGGAGGAGAGTTGGTCTCTTGAGAGATTTGTAGTAGCAGCTGCAGTTATAAGAAGAAGGTTTCACGACTTAGGGTTTTTTTAAAAGGGCTGTTTTTCTCACAAAGGCTTTTATGGCCGGTTGAAGTTACTCTAAATATATAACAGAGTTTATTTTTTGGACTCTACTTCAATCTTAGACTCAATAAAATCTAAATAATTTTGTGCCCCAATTATATCAGGTTTAAATTAGGTTAAAATTGGGTCTTTAAAACTTTGAcaacaatttataaaaaaatttatttatgatacacttatttataaaaaagaaatttattattaaaaagttGATAttcatatttgaatttaaatttatgcataaattctaatttgatgctttttttatttattttctaattcaacaagtgattaaaaataaaacaataagcttataattattataacataatattaaaattaatttaaaacatatatatcttttttagttCCCTTAGGATACACATGGATCGAGTGAAGCCGAGTTCGCCTTGACTCGCACCTAGtctgaaataatgaccgggtttatttttgagacccttattcGATTTTAAACCcagtaaaatcacaccaaattagctccTAAAATATTCGAGATCGAATCAAGTCTTTGGACTAGACCGGACTATGTGCATCGCTATTTCTCACAATCAATCAGTTGAGATTTGAAAAGTATAAATGTTATTCCAAAATGATTAAAAATCTTAAAGAGAATAAAACCACTAAAATTACTtgaaattatcaaatattttaaacaaaattacCTTTGAAATTTGTTAATgataaagttatttttaattattctaaaatatgataaaaataataaaatataaaatgctattttttataagtgacaaataatatttatatttgataagttacttgtatatttaatttgaaattttgtgaGAATATGAAAGTTTTGAACTTTTCTGGAGAGTTGGAGCTTGGGAACAGTACAAAGTGGAGTAGTAAAAGTAGAGTAGAGAGAGAAGGAAAGACATTCAATAAGGTAGGATTAGGGTTTTCAataagtgaaattactaaaaagcTCTTAGCTCATAAATTTACTAGTCCAGAATACATTGTTACTTCAAACTAAATTTTACTCAAGTTACAAATACATTCAGCATAGAGACCAGTGACCCACCATAACCCCCAAATGTGAGCCCAAACCTAGATTCAAGTACATATCTAGTACAAAGTTCACGACGAATATGAAAAAACTATTGGAGTAAACTGATGACAAAGGTAGTCAACTAATAAAATTAGGAAGCATTAAACCAATTAATTACTGCATTGCTAcatagattaaaatttaaaaaggcaTCAAAGCATGCTTCAGTAAAAATTCCTTCCATTCTAAAAAATATACAGTGCCAGTGATCATTGCCAAAGTTGATTAACAGACAAAAATGTTATGCTGAAATATGTTCACCCCACAACTTTTAGTTATACACAGTCTTAGTAAAATGGATGGTTCACGATCTTATCTTCGACCTTTTTTCAGTAGATCTTTTCACCTCTGCCTCTCGCCGTTTTTGCTGCCTGCCCAACAAAAACACCGTCACTGTATCAATCGCATGTTGTCATCTCTTGTTAGTTTTGTGGATCTCTCTCGTTAGCTTTCATATGTCATCTATTCTAGTCCCACCTCCTCTCTCCTCTATATGATTGAACAAATGCCAAACTGGAATCAAGATACATAAATACAACGCATAAAATTCAAGGTTGTTTATGTACTTACACAAATAGCATGTACCCACTGCCAACATTAACAGCAGATAGAATTGCTGCATGAGCCCCAACAGTAGATACAGAATCCTGCCCCACAGAGGGCAGAGGATTTTTTCGATCACCATCCACCTGGAACAAAATCATTCACTAAAAATTTGTTAGCACAATGAGCCAATTAAGAATGTCCCTGAAGTTGCAGTTGCAAAGTTTAGATGAACACCTTATcccattttgattttttgttctgTCTACCATCCCGATTAATAGAGTCAGCTATAGGTGGCACCAAACCACTTGCAGCCACAGCAGAACCACCTGTGCAAAAACAATATCATAAAAGCACTATAAGATAACATCATAAATATATGAAAAATGACACCTAAGAAAAAGCTTCACTATTGCACAAAACATCTAGGAGGTTTCTGGACCTGCAACAGGCAAGCTGATTCTGGGAGCACCTGCTGCTACGATTCCCGGTTGTGTTCCCCCAGCGATAAATTCATCTTCTGTGCTTTCTTCTTCTCATGTTCTTTCCTTTCACTTTCACGCCTCATATCAGCCTCTGTTTGTTCATTTAAGGCACCAAAAAACAAATAGaagttaaaaaatagaaaaaccagTATTTGctgcaaaatcaagagaaataaaatagatgagattggaaaaatattaaaaacagatGCTCAGAGATGGAAGCCAAAATAAAGACATGCCAAGAACTAAAGCCTAAACCTAGCAAATATTCAGTTTGCCAAGTCAAgaccaagaaaaattgacaaccaaaaaaataatagagaaaTCTAGAAGGCCTCATTTTCTTGAAGGTAACATTACATAATCTGATAAAATTATACTTCATCAAGAGTATAATAATTACTATAAAAGGTAGTGCTGCATTGCAGCCCAAAAGATAACCTCTAATGTATTTGTAGTGCAAGCAAAACACATTCTGACAGTTAAAAAAGGATTTTAACATCATTAAATACTTTAAACACACTGCCAGCTTGGAATAAACAACCTATTATGGCCTAACACACAAGCCGTCATAACCAACAAATGTAGACAGACATCTACAGACCAAGGTAACCAATAGCAGCAAAATGAGCAGATGCGCCAAGGTTTTTAGTATTGCAGATTTATAGTATTGATAACAAGTAGTTGAGTTTTAAGAACTAATGTGTATCAGAGATTATTTACAGGGTATCTACAATCTTGGGTACAATGCCGCTCTATGATCTGCTATACCATCATAGCATCTTTGTTCACCCAGCTGCACCATGCCACTATCAAAGCTTAACTACTATGGTCCAGACAGTAAAATAGTATGCATgataaatttaacaaaatcatggaaaagagaaaaatGTAGACTAACATGGCAAATAACAGTCAGGAAATAAGGAGAGAAGCAGCAGTTACTGACCAATTTCATCAAAGAGGTCGCTTGAATCATATCCATGAGGGTCAAATACATCTTTACTGAAGCAAGACCCTATTTGGTCAATTTCTTGATACCTCACTGCATGCAATAAGAAGTCAGGATTTCGATAGTTCTTTCTGTTGCGAACTTCGGCATTAAAACTTTTTCCAGCCTTCTTATACtcgaagaacttatttatttttctctgcAATCGAAAAAGAATCTGTAATTACAGAATTACAGCCAACTTTTAAGGGATAGTACTGAGAAGAGAAGGGGGCATCCACTAGAAAATATTAATGTCTAGATAGTATAAAACTGAGGTAAAAGATCTACAAAATAGAACCCTCTAATTATTAATAGAAGGCATTTCATTGAGGCAATTAGAAAACATGGATTGCTAAATCATTACCAAAGAATGTTCTTGCGCAAAAAATTGAGGGaacttacaattaaatccaacatCAAACCAGCGCAGAAGACAAGCTAAGTGGTTTACTTAACTTATTGAATGCTACTTTACAATCTATTAAAATGGTATTCAACTGTTGATAATATTCAAATGCTGTAACAAAACTTACTTGCAGTTCCTCTGAGCATTTTGCTTTTGGTGGAGGAGGGAGAAATTTATTCAATGGGTATTCAGCTTTTTGCTCATCTTGACCTGCTTCTACAGGTTCTGCATCATCAGGTCCAATCATGGCATCATCATTCATTGTATCAGATTTCAACTGCTCAGATAATTGAGGAGTGTTTGCTTGATTGCTAGGTGTCATAACGTGGACTGCTCCAGATGGTGTTCTATCTAGCAAATCACCTGCAATTACATGTTCCAGAGGGTAGTAAGTTAGAGGCAGGAGAAATGAACATGTAGCAAACTAGCAATTGTACtgtatttgaataaaaattaaatcaagcaATATCATCTTCTCAAGACTGAAATTCGGGGATTGCTACTCTTCCCATCCCAAATTACACCGCATTCTAAGCATGAGTTAAATGCATAAAGATGCATTTCAATCACGATTTATCATAAGTATCATACAAGTTTCATCGGATTTCAATCATCATTGTAATATCATATTGCACTTACCATTGGTCAAATTAAGCTGGTCCCCATACATGACTCGAACACTACCTCCTATCTCTCCTTCCTGCAATCATTGGCAACAAACACACCCAACATTCTCACTTCCAAAGAAAACCGAAGAGAAAACATAAGATTCTACAAAAGGAGTGTACCTCAGGCTCAGGAGACATTGCAACTTCGTCATGAGCATAGTCCACTATAGTAAGCTTTCCTCTCCCGCTCCTCGTCGAATCCGACGGCAGCACCGCCACCACTCGTTTGTGTTAACACGCTGCGGCGTTGGAGTTCCAAACCTGCGCTTCTCCGCCGGCGTGGACACCTCGTCCGCAACTCCATCGTTACTTGAATCAACCCCTGCCATTCTATCCGCGTCGGTGGCAGTCAAATTTACCTCCGCAGCGAATCCTCCGGCGGCGGCGTCCTCGTTCTGCTCGTGGCGCATATCTATCTCTTGgttatcttcttcatcttcttcggcGTCCTCCATATCGTCGTCTCCGTCGTCGTTGTACATGGACAATAAGGCTATACCTTCAGATTGCTTTCTTCTTGGATGCCATTGGCAGAAGCTAGGGTTCCGGCGAGGGAACAAATGAAGAGATTGTTTCCTGTGAAGGGTTGAAATTGAGTGACAGGGAAGTGTTGTTGAGCTGCGAGTGAAGGGAATTTGAACGAGAAAATTGGAATTAGGAGGGAACCAGAGAAGATGGAAAAAGGTTGAATCAGGAAGAACTAGAGAAAGACTCAACACCGATGCAAATGATGAATCGAAATTCGAAAACACAggtgtttcttttttttcatggGTGGGCCGGACAGACCCGACCCGATCATACTCGGTTTCTTGTCTTGGTGTAAGAATTAATATTGGAGTTTAGCCCAATATAATGAACCCATTTTCATTTGGTCTGGACAATGAGCCCATTTTTATATAATCTCAACTATCAAAACCTTTGGGTCTGAGAGTCTATAAATTGACAACAGCAACAAAAAAATGATAGAAGTAATCCAGTTATTATGATCCCtggttaaataataaaagaagtgaTCGCAATCATAGAAAAACTAGGAATGAGGAGAATGAGGAGAAAATGGTGTTGCTTGAAGAGGACGACATCTCTGAGAAATCCATGCATGCATAAAAAGTCTGATTACGAGAATTTTTTTGATCACGTCTTTTTCTATTGGCAGGATGGAGAGTGCAATGCATGCAATTTGGAAGACGTCCAAAAGAGTTTTACATAATGGAAGAGAGGAGTAACCGATTTCAGTTTTTCTTTAGGAAGAAAACTGATGCATTGAGAGTAGAACGAAGATCGCCATGgctattcaaaaatttttattctccATCTGTGTTGATGGATGAAggtcaaggatccgaagagatgCGGATCAGAATTCTTTAAGTTTGGGTTCAATTATGGAACTTACCTAAACAATTCAAAATCCCATATGGTAGATGTAAATTGGGAAACAAATTAAGGGATATAAGTGATATTGACTTCTTTGAAGTAAGAGGAAATGAGTTAAGGATCATCAAGGTCAAAGTGAAAATTGACGGAGGAAAAATATCGAAGGATTCTCTCAAAATTTCTTGCCTTAATCAGGTCAAAGTGAAAGTAGACTTGAGATATGAAAAATTTGGAGTTTTTTGCACCTATTGTACCTATTTCTTAGTCCATGACTAAAAATATTGCCAAAAGTTCTTGGatgattcaaaaaaatatatcaaaggaTTATATTACGGAATGGATGAAAATAGATAagattgcaaagagaatagacaACAAGAATGACACCAAATAGGCCTACACTAGATTATTTGGTGCATCCATTTATCAGTCGAGGAAGAAGCCAGCCCCTTCACGATTCGTTGAGAGTTTCTCGGGCCTATGAATGCAAGAGAATAAAAAGGATGCAGCCACCAAGGATATTATACATAAAAAGGTGAAATATGATGAACTACAAAGAATATCAGAAGAATTTTGGAATGCAATCACACGTGATGGTTCCCGGTGGTATTAGAAGAAATTTTCAGCCTCAtgaatataaatgactgaatAGCAAATTTTTCAGCAACACCAATCGATTGTCCTAAATGAATGAGTCTACAATTGGTGGGTGCCAGTCGTAAAGTTGCACCAAAAGCCTCACGAGGATACTAAGGTGGAATTGTCGAGGTTTGGGGAGACCCTAACAGTCCAAAACCTGAAAGGGATATATCAATTGCACTCTTCCGAGGTTGTTTTTGTCTGTGAAACTAAGAATTAACCTCATCTAGTAGAAAGTAAACTCAGGTTGTGTAGGTTTATTGATTTGAGTTTATGAATTCGTCGGACATAGTTGGTGGTAGTCTTTTAGCTTGGAAGAAATTGAAGGAGGTGAGAATCGTTTCGACTGGTGAATTTTATATTGTTGCAAAAGTTAATGATGTGAATAAGAAGTTGGTTGTTATCTACATGAGAACATCATATTAAAATCGTTTGGGTCAATTTGGTGAGTTTTCAACTATACTACAACAATTCCAAGACAAAATGGTAATAATGGTGAATTTTAATACTATTGTAAgtcaagaagaaaagaagggaacaACCTTAAATCCTAGTCTTTTATAGTAGATTTTACTAATTTTGTCATTGAAAATGGTTTGTGGACTTAGAGATGATTGGTAGAAATTTTACTTGGTCTAATAAATGAAAAAGAATAGAACAAATTTTGGAGAGATTAGATCGTGCAATGACAAATGGTAATTAGATGAATGAGTACCCAGTAGCTTCAGTTCTTCGACTACCTGAAAATGGATCATCCCGTATTCTAGTTCCAAGAATTTTGATGTGAGAATTCTACAATCCATCAAATAATTACCAATGCTTGGATATCAGTATTTGAATGGTTAATTATGTTTGTCTTCTCCTAGAAAATGAAGATTTGCAGGCATAAACTAGTTTAGTGGCAACACATCTCAAGAACCAATTCGAAAGTAGAAATTTTAAGGAATTATTAGGCTGAATTGAAATTCACAGAAAGGCTGGGATTAATGGTGGTGAAGAGTTAGATGAATCGAAGGGGGATAGGAACACGGAGTTCTTTCACCAATGATTCCAATCTAGATTCCATCAAAACAAAATTTAGAGATAGTTGTAGTAGCTGAagattattttaagaaaattttctCCTTGACTAATGATGATGATCCAGAGATGGCATTTGAAGGATTTTCTACTGAAGTTACTCTTGCTATGAATAGAAGCTAAAGCGCTTCATCACTATTGTGGAAGTAAAGAGGGTAATTTTCAAGGTGCATCCTCAGAGTGCCCCTAGAGAATGAAGGGTTTACCTCTAAATGTTTCTAGTTCTACTAGGATGCAATGgcagaaaatattttttaggcAATCTAAAGTTGCTTTGTAGGCGAAAGAATGCTAAAGGGGTTTAATCATATCCAAATTTGTCCAATATCAAAGGTCTCAGATGTAAAAGACATGACCCAGGTTAGATAAATTAGTTTATCTTCTATGATTTATAAATTCATTTCCAAAGTACTTGTTCATAGGCTTCAAGGAGTCATGAATTAGTTAATTAGCCCTGATTCGAGTGCCTTTTAGAAAGGAAGACtaatctctgataatatcctTATAACTCatgaatcactacaagaaaataaactttctaccacgcttttaaagcgtgccgaaaagtgcttaaaagcgtaccgatagcttttcgccacgtttTTTGAACTATCGGTacacttttgaaagggtcacgTCTGCGAACGTGCCGATTgctctatcggcacgcttttgtagatctatcggcacgctttttctTTCGCCACGCTTATATCTCttgccacgcttaaaagcgtTGCCATAGATGTTAACCTATAGCTACGCTTGAAAAGCGTACCAAAAAGTTCACATATCGGTACGCTTTTGAAGCATGCCCATAGTGTAGAATATGGGtcacttttaaagcgtgccaatttCCAGGTTATGGCCATATATCTTAAACGTGCCTGTTGAGGCCAATAGTAAGAtatagccacgctttttaagcgtggccATAAATTCGATCAgaaattttcttttcatttatttcatgcaaaatttatatataattttaaaatcaaagacCAATTTTACATTGTCCATATCAACCAATCAGACATATATATAAACTTCCCCATAAAAAAAACGGCCTTATATATAAGCTTGTCACCACAAAAGTAGACTTTGATCACAAAGTACCAAAAATCAAAgtcataaaaagaaaataaaaattacaattcaAAGTGTCACATATCTATTTCCTTATCCTTGGTTACAAAATATCAAATTTCATGAGTAGTGTGTTCATCCATTATGAGTTCCATTATTTTTATCACTGCCCTGCAGAATTTTAAATAACCTGAAGTTAGTGCATGTTATAAAGGCTACTTTAATTAAGTCCAACAAATCCAATTCCAAATCCAAattgattaaatataaaaatGGCAAGGCTACTTTAATTAGGTCCTGCAATAATACATATTCAGCCATCACATACCTATCCTAATTCAACACAAATCAAAAACAAGAAATAATCCCTATAAAAGGTCACAACCATAT contains:
- the LOC112722574 gene encoding uncharacterized protein, which gives rise to MYNDDGDDDMEDAEEDEEDNQEIDMRHEQNEDAAAGGFAAEVNLTATDADRMAGVDSSNDGVADEVSTPAEKRRFGTPTPQRVNTNEWWRCCRRIRRGAGEESLL